Proteins from a genomic interval of Lolium perenne isolate Kyuss_39 chromosome 1, Kyuss_2.0, whole genome shotgun sequence:
- the LOC127295341 gene encoding uncharacterized protein, with protein MDGGKKSRDSYKQPQERRERKSCTGMSGDAKKGGRGGKFTWEGADGYTDEDLDLIGTKDAGAGASDNKKS; from the coding sequence ATGGACGGCGGGAAGAAGAGCCGGGACTCGTACAAGCAGCCGCAGGAGCGCAGGGAGCGCAAGTCCTGCACCGGGATGAGCGGCGACGCCAAGAAGGGCGGCCGCGGCGGCAAGTTCACCTGGGAGGGCGCCGACGGCTACACCGACGAGGATCTCGACCTCATCGGCACAAAGGACGCGGGGGCCGGCGCCTCCGACAACAAGAAGTCCTAG